The nucleotide window CTGTGCGACATCCGCATGTTCAGCGCGGAGGAGCGGGTGCCGGCGCCGATGATCTACTCTGATAGCGGCCGTTCCAGCCCGCTGGACTGGTCGCTGGGGTTCGAGGTGCGTGGCGAGAGCCTCAAGCGCTTCAACCCGGTGCCGTATCTGGTGCAGTTGTTGCAAGAAATCCACGGCCTGCGGGCGCGGACCGGCAGCCTGCACGCGGTGCTCAGCGAGCTGTATTCCAATGCGCTGGAGCATGGGGTGCTGGGCCTGGACTCGCAGCTCAAGCGCGATGTGCAGGGGTTCGCCGACTATTATCAGGAGCGCGCCCGGCGGCTGGGTGCGTTGAGCGACGGTTTCGTGCGCATCGACTTGAGGGTTGAACCGCACGCCGAGGGTGGGCGTCTGATGATCGAGGTGCTCGACAGTGGCGCCGGGTTCGATGTGCAGCGTGTGCTGTCGCGGCCGTCGCTGGCGCAGGGCCTGAGCGGGCGTGGCCTGAACCTGATTCAGCGGCTGGCCAGCAATGCCCGCTGGAGCGAAGGCGGGCGTTGCGCACATGTGGAGTTCGTATGGTGAGCCACAGGTTGGCTCGGGCATAATCTGGCTTGATCAAGGAGTGAACAAGTGACTGACATGCATATTGACCACAAGGTCCTCAGTGACTTGCGTGAAGTCATGGAGGATGGCTACCTGCAGTTGGTGCAAACCTTTCTCGACGACTCTGAACGGCGCCTGAGCCAGCTGCACGCGGCCAAAAGCGCCGAAGAGCTTGGTGCGGCCGCCCACAGCTTCAAGGGCAGCAGCAGCAACATGGGCGCCGTGGCCTTGGCTTGCCTGTGCCAGCAACTGGAAGACCGCGCGCGGCAGCGCCCGCTCTATGGGATCGAAGACCTGATCAACCGCATCGATCTGGAATACGTCGAGGTGCAGCACTTCTACCGCGATGAGCAGCAGCGTATTTCTGCAGGCTGATGTGTGAGTTGGCGCGAGTCTTGCTTTTCTCCGGCTGGATGATCTTTCTGTTCCTGGCGCGGAGACCGCTCGATGCCTGTCGCACCCAACCCTTTGTTGCAAGCCAACGCCATTAAAAGCACCTCGCGTTCGGCCAGCGCGCAGGCGGATAAACCGCTGCAGGCGCTGGGTGACAAGGGCGACGGCTTTGGCCAGGTGATGGCCAGGCAGGGGCGTGATAAGGCCGTCGGGCAGGATGACAAGGCTGCCCCGGCCAAGCTCAAGGACAAACCTGAGGCGGCAGCGGGTGGCAAGAAAGACCCCGCCGACAAAACTGCGGTTGCCGATGACGGCAACAAATTGCCAGCTGACGACGCGGCCCAGACCGATACCGGGCTGCGTGATGCCAGCCTGGTGGCCGGCCAGGTCACCGACGCCCAGCCTGGTGCGCAACTGATCCAGGCCCAGGCCGAGGCCGTTGCGCCGGTACTGCAGGCCGCCACGGCGCAGGTTGCTGCGCTGCCCGAAGAACCCGCTGCCGAAGAAGCCTTCGACCCCGATGCCGACCCGTTGGCTAACCTGCCAACCTTGCGGCTGGCCTTGGAGCACAGCGCCCAGGCCAAGGGTGGCACCTCGGCACATGCGCTGGATCCGTCCCAGGCCCAGGGCGAAGATGGGCAGGCAGCCGTCAATACCTTGGCGAATCTGGTGGAAAATGCCGAGGGTGAAGCAGGTGAGCCGGGCGACAAAGCCTTTGGTGCCTTGCTTGAAGATGGCCTGAAAGACAGCAAGAGTGCCAGCAGCGACACCCGCATCGATGATTTCGCCAATCGCCTGGCCAGCCTGACCCAGGCGGCCACGGCCAAGACCGCCAATGCCGTGCCGGCCAATGCCAGCCCGTTACACCAGCCATTGCCGATGAACCAGGGTGCCTGGGCCGAGGGCCTGGTCAACCGGGTCATGTACCTGTCCAGCCAGAACCTCAAGTCGGCGGATATCCAGCTGGAGCCGGCGGAGCTGGGCCGCCTGGACATTCGCGTCAATGTTGCGACGGACCAGTCGACCCAGGTCACCTTCATCAGCGGTCACGCCGGTGTGCGTGATGCCCTCGACAGCCAGGTGCACCGCCTGCGCGAACTGTTCGCCCAGCAGGGGTTGGCCCAGCCGGATGTCAACGTGGCCGACCAGTCGCGCGGGCAGCAACAGCAGCAGGGGCAGGCGCAGGGCAGCAACCTGTCCGGGGTGGCGGCGCGCCAGGCGGAGCAGGGCGGGGGCGAGCCCGTCGAGGGCACCCGGCCTGTGGAGCAGCAGGTGGTTGTTGGCGACAGTGCGGTTGATTACTACGCCTGACCTTCATTTGCAGTGTCGGCCTCTTCGCGGGCATGCCCGCGAAGAAGGCAGCACCGCAAAACCTGCTGGAACCCATCGTCTGCAAAATCTGGCATAACACTTGCTCAAGCCAAGCCATCCACCTTTGAACCCCTGATGGACGACGGATTATTGGCATGGCGAAGAGCGAAGCAGTCAAAGACCCCGCCACTAAAGGCAAACTCAAACTGATCCTGCTGGCCGTCGTAGGCCTGTTGCTAGCGATCGGCCTTTCGGTGGGCGCTACCTGGTTCATCATGCACAAGAGCGATTCGGCCCCGGCCGCCGAGCCTGTGGCCGGCAACGTCAAGCCAGCAGCGATCTACGAGGCGCTGACCCCGGCATTTGTGGTGAATTTCAACCAGAACGGCCGCCAGCGCTACATGCAGCTGAGCATCACCATGCAGGCGCGCAACCAGGCCGACCTGGATGCCCTGAAGGTGCACATGCCGGTGATCCGCAACAACCTGGTGATGATGTTCTCCGGGCAGGGTTTCGACACCTTGGCCAGCAGCCCGGTCGGGCAGGAGATGTTGCGCCAGAAGGCGACCGCAGTGGTTCAGGAAGTGGCCCAGAAGGAAGTCGGCAAGCCGGTCATCGACCAGTTGCTGTTCACCAATTTCGTATTGCAGTAGGAGTCCGCAATGGCCGTACAGGACCTGCTGTCCCAGGATGAAATCGATGCCCTGTTGCACGGCGTCGACGACGGGCTGGTGCAGACCGAAAGTGCATCCGAGCCTGGCAGTATCAAAAGCTACGACCTGACCAGTCAGGACCGTATCGTACGGGGTCGCATGCCGACCCTGGAAATGATCAACGAGCGCTTCGCCCGTTACACCCGCATCAGCATGTTCAACCTGCTGCGCCGTTCCGCCGACGTGGCCGTGGGTGGCGTACAGGTGATGAAGTTCGGCGAATACGTGCACTCGCTGTACGTGCCGACCAGCCTCAACCTGGTCAAGATCAAGCCGCTGCGCGGCACCTCGCTGTTCATCCTCGATGCCAAGCTGGTGTTCAAGCTGGTGGACAACTTCTTCGGTGGCGATGGCCGCCACGCCAAGATCGAAGGCCGCGAGTTCACCCCTACCGAGCTGCGCGTGGTGCGCATGGTGCTGGACCAGTGTTTCGTCGACCTCAAGGAAGCCTGGCAGGCAATCATGCCGGTCACCTTCGAGTACATGAACTCCGAGGTCAACCCGGCCATGGCCAACATCGTCGGCCCCAGCGAAGCAGTGGTGGTGTCCACCTTCCACATCGAACTGGACGGTGGCGGCGGCGACCTGCACGTGACCATGCCGTACTCGATGATCGAGCCGGTGCGGGAAATGCTCGATGCCGGGTTCCAGTCCGACCTGGACGACCAGGATGAGCGCTGGGTCAAGGCCCTGCGCGAGGACGTGCTGGATGTGGCCGTGCCGCTGACCGCCACGGTCGCCCGCCGCCAGCTGAAGCTGCGCGACATCCTGCACATGCAGCCCGGTGACGTGATCCCGGTGGAGCTGCCCGAGCACCTGGTGCTGCGCGCCAACGGTGTGCCGTCGTTCAAGGCGCGGCTGGGTTCGCACAAGGGCAACCTGGCCCTGCAGATCATCGACCCGATCGAACGCCGCTGACGGCGTGCCGGTCGCTCATAACGAATTGAATGCCTGTCGAGGAAACCATGGCTAACGAAAACGAGATCACCTCCGCAGAGGACCAGGCGCTGGCCGATGAGTGGGCTGCAGCCCTTGAGGAAACCGGCTCGGCCGGGCAGGCCGACATCGATGCGCTGCTGGGCGGTGACACCGGCAACGGCGGCGCTGGCCGCATGCCGATGGAAGAATTCGCCAGCTCGCCGAAGCCGAACGAAAACGTCAGCCTCGAAGGCCCGAACCTGGACGTGATCCTGGACATCCCGGTGAACATCTCCATGGAAGTGGGCAGCACCGAGATCAACATTCGCAACCTGCTGCAACTCAACCAGGGCTCGGTGATCGAGCTGGACCGCCTGGCTGGCGAGCCGCTCGATGTGCTGGTCAATGGCACGCTGATCGCCCATGGCGAAGTGGTAGTGGTCAACGAGAAGTTCGGCATTCGCCTGACCGACGTGATCAGCCCCAGCGAACGTATCAAGAAGCTGCGCTGAGTGAAGGGCACGATGCGCGCCATTGCGGCGTTCGCTGCACTGCTGGCCAGCCAGGTGTGCCTGGCCGCGGCCACGCCAACGGCGACCCCGGCGACGGCGCCTGGCAGCCTTGGCGGCCAGTTGGCGCAGATGGTCTTCGGCCTGCTGCTGGTGGTGGGCCTGATTTTCTTCCTGGCGTGGGTGCTGCGGCGTATGCAAAGCACGGCGGTGAAGGGCGGGCAGGTGATCGAGATCGTCGGCAGCCGGGCCATCGGCCCGCGTGACCGCCTGCTGCTGGTGCAGGTGGGCAAAGAGCAGATCCTGATTGGCCACACTCCCGGTAGCATCGAGGCCTTGCATGTGCTGGCCGAACCTGTGGAAGTGCCGGCTGGCGCACGTCAGGCAACGCCGGAATTTGCCCAGCGGCTGATGGAGCTGATGGGCAAGGACCCTAAGGACAAGTTGTGATGAGCGGCCCGCTGCGTACGTTGTTGAACTCTTTATTGGGTGTGGCGCTGCTGCTGGCTGCGCCGCTCGCCCTGGCCGCCGACCCGTTGTCGATCCCGGCCATTACCCTGTCCAACGGGGCGGACGGGCAGCAGGAGTATTCGGTCAGCCTGCAGATTCTGCTGATCATGACGGCGCTCAGCTTCATCCCGGCGTTCGTCATCCTGATGACCAGCTTTACCCGCATCATCATCGTGTTCTCGATCCTGCGCCAGGCCCTGGGCCTGCAGCAGACGCCGTCGAACCAGATTCTGACCGGCATGGCGCTGTTCCTGACCATGTTCATCATGGCACCGGTGTTCGACCGGGTGAACTCGGACGCCCTGCAGCCGTACCTCAAGGAGCAGATGACCGCCCAGCAGGCCATCGACAAGGCCCAGGTGCCGCTAAAGGACTTCATGCTGGCGCAAACCCGGCAAAGCGACCTCGACCTGTTCATGCGCCTGTCCAAGCGCACCGACATTGCCGGCCCCGACCAGGTGCCGCTGACGATCCTGGTGCCGGCATTCGTCACCTCCGAGCTGAAAACCGCGTTCCAGATCGGTTTCATGATCTTCATCCCGTTCCTGATCATCGACATGGTGGTGGCGAGTGTGCTGATGGCCATGGGTATGATGATGCTGTCGCCGCTGATCATCTCACTGCCTTTCAAGATCATGCTGTTCGTGCTGGTGGATGGCTGGGCGCTGATCATGGGTACCTTGGCCAGCAGTTTCGGCGGCGTCTGACGCCGTCAAGGAGAGCCGCCGATGACACCTGAAGTAGCTGTCGACCTGTTCCGTGATGCCCTGTGGCTGACCACCCTGATGGTCGCTGTGCTGGTGGTACCGAGCCTGCTGGTGGGGCTGGTGGTTGCGATGTTCCAGGCTGCCACCCAGATCAACGAACAGACCCTGAGCTTTCTGCCGCGTCTGCTGGTGATGCTGATCACGCTGATCGTCGCCGGGCCATGGCTGGTGCAGAAGTTCATGGAGTACATCACCACCCTCTACACCAACATCCCGCAGCTGATCGGTTGACGCGGATATGCTGGAGCTGACCGACGCGCAGAT belongs to Pseudomonas putida NBRC 14164 and includes:
- a CDS encoding Hpt domain-containing protein, giving the protein MTDMHIDHKVLSDLREVMEDGYLQLVQTFLDDSERRLSQLHAAKSAEELGAAAHSFKGSSSNMGAVALACLCQQLEDRARQRPLYGIEDLINRIDLEYVEVQHFYRDEQQRISAG
- a CDS encoding flagellar hook-length control protein FliK; this translates as MPVAPNPLLQANAIKSTSRSASAQADKPLQALGDKGDGFGQVMARQGRDKAVGQDDKAAPAKLKDKPEAAAGGKKDPADKTAVADDGNKLPADDAAQTDTGLRDASLVAGQVTDAQPGAQLIQAQAEAVAPVLQAATAQVAALPEEPAAEEAFDPDADPLANLPTLRLALEHSAQAKGGTSAHALDPSQAQGEDGQAAVNTLANLVENAEGEAGEPGDKAFGALLEDGLKDSKSASSDTRIDDFANRLASLTQAATAKTANAVPANASPLHQPLPMNQGAWAEGLVNRVMYLSSQNLKSADIQLEPAELGRLDIRVNVATDQSTQVTFISGHAGVRDALDSQVHRLRELFAQQGLAQPDVNVADQSRGQQQQQGQAQGSNLSGVAARQAEQGGGEPVEGTRPVEQQVVVGDSAVDYYA
- the fliL gene encoding flagellar basal body-associated protein FliL, with the protein product MAKSEAVKDPATKGKLKLILLAVVGLLLAIGLSVGATWFIMHKSDSAPAAEPVAGNVKPAAIYEALTPAFVVNFNQNGRQRYMQLSITMQARNQADLDALKVHMPVIRNNLVMMFSGQGFDTLASSPVGQEMLRQKATAVVQEVAQKEVGKPVIDQLLFTNFVLQ
- the fliM gene encoding flagellar motor switch protein FliM, which translates into the protein MAVQDLLSQDEIDALLHGVDDGLVQTESASEPGSIKSYDLTSQDRIVRGRMPTLEMINERFARYTRISMFNLLRRSADVAVGGVQVMKFGEYVHSLYVPTSLNLVKIKPLRGTSLFILDAKLVFKLVDNFFGGDGRHAKIEGREFTPTELRVVRMVLDQCFVDLKEAWQAIMPVTFEYMNSEVNPAMANIVGPSEAVVVSTFHIELDGGGGDLHVTMPYSMIEPVREMLDAGFQSDLDDQDERWVKALREDVLDVAVPLTATVARRQLKLRDILHMQPGDVIPVELPEHLVLRANGVPSFKARLGSHKGNLALQIIDPIERR
- the fliN gene encoding flagellar motor switch protein FliN — encoded protein: MANENEITSAEDQALADEWAAALEETGSAGQADIDALLGGDTGNGGAGRMPMEEFASSPKPNENVSLEGPNLDVILDIPVNISMEVGSTEINIRNLLQLNQGSVIELDRLAGEPLDVLVNGTLIAHGEVVVVNEKFGIRLTDVISPSERIKKLR
- the fliO gene encoding flagellar biosynthetic protein FliO, with the protein product MRAIAAFAALLASQVCLAAATPTATPATAPGSLGGQLAQMVFGLLLVVGLIFFLAWVLRRMQSTAVKGGQVIEIVGSRAIGPRDRLLLVQVGKEQILIGHTPGSIEALHVLAEPVEVPAGARQATPEFAQRLMELMGKDPKDKL
- the fliP gene encoding flagellar type III secretion system pore protein FliP (The bacterial flagellar biogenesis protein FliP forms a type III secretion system (T3SS)-type pore required for flagellar assembly.); translation: MSGPLRTLLNSLLGVALLLAAPLALAADPLSIPAITLSNGADGQQEYSVSLQILLIMTALSFIPAFVILMTSFTRIIIVFSILRQALGLQQTPSNQILTGMALFLTMFIMAPVFDRVNSDALQPYLKEQMTAQQAIDKAQVPLKDFMLAQTRQSDLDLFMRLSKRTDIAGPDQVPLTILVPAFVTSELKTAFQIGFMIFIPFLIIDMVVASVLMAMGMMMLSPLIISLPFKIMLFVLVDGWALIMGTLASSFGGV
- the fliQ gene encoding flagellar biosynthesis protein FliQ — protein: MTPEVAVDLFRDALWLTTLMVAVLVVPSLLVGLVVAMFQAATQINEQTLSFLPRLLVMLITLIVAGPWLVQKFMEYITTLYTNIPQLIG